A single genomic interval of Microbacterium sp. LWO14-1.2 harbors:
- a CDS encoding carbohydrate ABC transporter permease, protein MVTIAPQDTTRGIVLAGTEPSRRARLPRTPGSWATVIAKMLAGAVFLVAALFPLAWMIIAGFKSKTEVIQTPFQFFPEVWRWENYAQILADPTFTRTMLWTFGGAVLFTLLSLTVNSLAAYAFARLDFRFQRTLWVIVITTMFIPGMTILLTSFIVVTRLSMLDTLAVLVLPGAASAGTVFFIRQFYLNIPASLEEAAMLDGCGRFAIFVRIFLPLSKPPFVVMGITSFLAYWNSYVWPILTITTPERFVVQQFLATFRSERTSELGLLMAGSVLAAAPVMILFLIFQRQIIGNIKMAGLK, encoded by the coding sequence ATGGTCACCATCGCGCCGCAGGACACCACGCGCGGGATCGTGCTCGCAGGGACCGAGCCGTCCCGGCGCGCCCGCCTGCCGAGGACCCCCGGATCGTGGGCGACGGTCATCGCGAAGATGCTCGCAGGAGCGGTGTTCCTCGTGGCGGCGCTGTTCCCGCTCGCCTGGATGATCATCGCCGGATTCAAGTCGAAGACCGAGGTCATCCAGACCCCGTTCCAGTTCTTCCCCGAGGTGTGGCGCTGGGAGAACTACGCGCAGATCCTCGCCGACCCCACCTTCACCCGCACGATGCTGTGGACGTTCGGCGGCGCGGTGCTCTTCACGCTGCTGAGCCTGACCGTCAACTCGCTCGCCGCCTACGCGTTCGCTCGCCTCGACTTCCGGTTCCAGCGCACGCTGTGGGTCATCGTCATCACGACCATGTTCATCCCGGGGATGACGATCCTGCTCACAAGCTTCATCGTCGTGACCCGGCTGTCGATGCTCGACACGCTCGCCGTGCTGGTGCTGCCTGGGGCTGCGAGCGCCGGCACGGTGTTCTTCATCCGCCAGTTCTACCTGAACATCCCCGCCAGCCTCGAGGAGGCCGCGATGCTCGACGGCTGCGGACGGTTCGCGATCTTCGTGCGCATCTTCCTGCCGCTGTCGAAGCCGCCGTTCGTGGTCATGGGCATCACGTCGTTCCTCGCGTACTGGAACTCCTACGTGTGGCCGATCCTCACCATCACCACGCCCGAGCGCTTCGTCGTGCAGCAGTTCCTCGCGACGTTCCGGTCCGAGCGCACGAGCGAGCTGGGGCTGCTCATGGCCGGCTCGGTGCTGGCCGCGGCGCCCGTCATGATCCTGTTCCTCATCTTCCAGCGCCAGATCATCGGAAACATCAAGATGGCCGGTCTGAAGTAG
- a CDS encoding extracellular solute-binding protein — protein sequence MRITPRTRRATFAALGALTIGAMIAGCGSGTPGESADSGGEDGVTTIQFWHRNFTPVENEWYEDIIKKFNDSQDEIKVVGTQVPGDAWDQKMKAAQAAGKAPDIYTHPGSIQDAVNAGQLHELDGIVPDDALAEISDAAKPVSEIDGTYYAYPLLLEPQAVLFWNKDMLDAAGVDSEQGPTTWDELMDACAKIQPTLADGQYCISPAQDAATFAWSTVGQQYNFAGHTALNSDWTAADIDDAGYRDMMTQYKTLWDEGYMPKQPLADYGGGKDFGEEKVAFKVSGSWMLSEIGSDYADVLGKTGIGPMVNSAEADGRTATTLGNFKWVVDAKTKNAEAAGKFLSWAIAGDPENLVPFFVDTQFTKAPVRQSVQDAVAADPKAADAPWSSIITEEIAPNAIPEPTYPWDVSLAVGTAFESVMKGSASPDAAIDTANKAIQTVIDREGLADKAPSQ from the coding sequence ATGAGAATCACCCCACGCACCCGCAGGGCGACGTTCGCCGCTCTCGGGGCTCTCACCATCGGCGCGATGATCGCCGGCTGCGGATCCGGCACGCCAGGAGAATCCGCCGACTCCGGCGGCGAGGATGGCGTCACCACGATCCAGTTCTGGCACCGCAACTTCACGCCGGTCGAGAACGAGTGGTACGAGGACATCATCAAGAAGTTCAACGACTCGCAGGACGAGATCAAGGTCGTCGGCACGCAGGTGCCCGGCGATGCGTGGGATCAGAAGATGAAGGCCGCGCAGGCCGCGGGCAAGGCGCCTGACATCTACACCCACCCCGGAAGCATCCAGGACGCGGTGAACGCGGGGCAGCTGCACGAGCTCGACGGGATCGTGCCGGACGACGCCCTCGCCGAGATCTCGGATGCCGCGAAGCCCGTGTCCGAGATCGACGGCACCTATTACGCCTATCCGCTGCTGCTCGAGCCGCAGGCGGTGCTGTTCTGGAACAAGGACATGCTGGACGCGGCGGGCGTCGACTCGGAGCAGGGGCCGACCACGTGGGACGAGCTCATGGACGCGTGCGCCAAGATCCAGCCGACCCTCGCCGACGGGCAGTACTGCATCTCGCCGGCGCAGGACGCGGCGACGTTCGCGTGGTCGACCGTCGGACAGCAGTACAACTTCGCCGGGCACACCGCGCTGAACTCCGACTGGACCGCCGCCGACATCGACGACGCCGGGTACCGCGACATGATGACGCAGTACAAGACGCTGTGGGACGAGGGGTACATGCCCAAGCAGCCCCTCGCGGACTACGGCGGGGGCAAGGACTTCGGCGAGGAGAAGGTCGCGTTCAAGGTCTCCGGGTCGTGGATGCTGTCGGAGATCGGCTCGGACTACGCCGACGTGCTCGGCAAGACCGGGATCGGCCCGATGGTGAACTCGGCGGAGGCCGACGGCCGCACCGCCACCACGCTCGGTAACTTCAAGTGGGTCGTCGACGCCAAGACCAAGAACGCCGAGGCCGCGGGGAAGTTCCTCTCCTGGGCCATCGCGGGCGACCCCGAGAACCTCGTGCCGTTCTTCGTCGACACGCAGTTCACCAAGGCGCCGGTGCGGCAGTCGGTGCAGGATGCCGTCGCGGCCGACCCCAAGGCGGCCGACGCCCCCTGGTCGTCGATCATCACCGAGGAGATCGCCCCGAACGCGATCCCCGAGCCCACCTACCCGTGGGACGTCTCCCTCGCGGTCGGCACCGCCTTCGAGTCGGTCATGAAGGGGTCCGCGTCGCCGGATGCCGCGATCGACACCGCGAACAAGGCCATCCAGACGGTCATCGACCGCGAGGGTCTCGCCGACAAGGCGCCGAGCCAGTAG
- a CDS encoding DUF4185 domain-containing protein, with the protein MTEQHTSPLISRRGILQGALALGAGMLAAPAVGIGAAAPASAAGPLTVTRLKVLAGTQSPVQYGIGATDLGIPARTPDGRLLFVFGDTWADHVGGANWRSPVGLYSSTTNLAAGVVFTGSAGAGANTQGVAPQFWYYPHDAYFTTVIPSDVITIGSRMYLHAIVNGPQFGAVRWTELWKSDDNGATWQHTGLQFPADMAGGKFQCITWGLGNDGYVYIYGTGFQRDKGIVLYRVPSNDMTTLSAYQPWGFANGSWGWGKPVTEILPGGFGEMCLRPLGGKWILTWFNAAAYRIDAMVLNTPTDNLYTAAKTTLLTGTEWGQEDSSHVAQLYGGYIIPGSTLSDLHLSVSQWNTGNNSVYHSEQFRVQGLV; encoded by the coding sequence ATGACCGAGCAGCACACATCCCCGCTCATCTCCCGCCGAGGCATCCTGCAGGGCGCGCTCGCGCTCGGCGCCGGGATGCTGGCGGCACCCGCGGTCGGAATCGGCGCCGCCGCTCCGGCATCCGCCGCCGGCCCGCTCACCGTCACGAGACTGAAGGTGCTCGCCGGGACGCAGAGTCCCGTGCAGTACGGGATCGGGGCGACCGATCTCGGCATCCCGGCTCGCACGCCGGACGGACGTCTGCTGTTCGTCTTCGGCGACACGTGGGCCGATCACGTCGGAGGCGCGAACTGGCGTTCGCCTGTCGGTCTTTACTCGTCGACCACGAACCTCGCCGCCGGGGTCGTCTTCACCGGCTCGGCCGGAGCGGGCGCCAACACGCAGGGTGTGGCGCCGCAGTTCTGGTACTACCCGCACGATGCGTACTTCACGACCGTCATCCCGTCGGACGTCATCACGATCGGCTCGCGCATGTATCTGCACGCGATCGTGAACGGCCCGCAGTTCGGGGCGGTGCGATGGACCGAGCTGTGGAAGTCCGACGACAACGGCGCCACCTGGCAGCACACCGGGCTGCAGTTCCCGGCGGATATGGCGGGCGGCAAGTTCCAGTGCATCACGTGGGGCCTCGGCAACGACGGATACGTGTACATCTACGGCACCGGGTTCCAGCGCGACAAGGGCATCGTGCTCTACCGTGTGCCGTCGAATGACATGACCACCCTGTCGGCCTACCAGCCCTGGGGCTTCGCGAACGGCTCGTGGGGCTGGGGCAAGCCCGTGACCGAGATCCTGCCCGGTGGCTTCGGGGAGATGTGCCTGCGGCCGCTCGGCGGCAAGTGGATCCTCACCTGGTTCAACGCGGCCGCGTACCGGATCGACGCGATGGTGCTGAACACCCCGACCGACAATCTCTACACCGCCGCGAAGACCACCCTGCTGACCGGCACGGAGTGGGGGCAGGAGGACTCCTCCCACGTCGCCCAGCTCTACGGCGGGTACATCATCCCCGGGTCGACGCTGTCTGACCTGCACCTCAGCGTCAGCCAGTGGAACACCGGCAACAACAGCGTCTACCACTCCGAGCAGTTCCGCGTGCAGGGGCTCGTGTAG
- a CDS encoding sugar ABC transporter permease, whose product MVSAVSTERRAVRRRTDARRYRDTKVAYLFLLPVVGLLGIFVIWPAIYAGFLSFQNWSFYKDPEFVGFRNFTAVLSDPLFWASVGRGFAFVAMTVPPMLVLAFFFASLVVSVSRRFAGILKVSIYIPTIISSVITSIIFVLMYDYSGGLLNWFLGIFGVDPIAWIGDPAWALLAIAIPAIWLGMGLTSLIMVAAMVDIPTEFYEAAAMEGANWWQKTAFITLPQMKNIILYLLITGFVAAIQQFELPLVMTGGGPLDSTTLPNLFIFNHFRNDINVGYSIAAALVMFVVLGTVSAIVFKFVNSERLVD is encoded by the coding sequence ATGGTCAGTGCAGTCTCGACGGAGCGGCGGGCGGTGAGACGCCGCACGGACGCCCGACGCTACCGCGACACGAAGGTCGCGTACCTCTTCCTGCTCCCGGTGGTCGGCCTGCTCGGGATCTTCGTGATCTGGCCGGCGATCTACGCGGGGTTCCTGTCGTTCCAGAACTGGAGCTTCTACAAGGACCCCGAGTTCGTCGGCTTCCGCAACTTCACCGCCGTCCTCAGCGACCCGCTGTTCTGGGCGTCGGTGGGCCGCGGCTTCGCCTTCGTCGCGATGACGGTGCCGCCCATGCTCGTGCTCGCATTCTTCTTCGCGAGCCTGGTGGTGAGCGTGTCGCGGCGCTTCGCCGGCATCCTCAAGGTCAGCATCTACATCCCCACGATCATCTCGTCGGTCATCACGTCGATCATCTTCGTGCTGATGTACGACTACTCGGGCGGACTGCTGAACTGGTTCCTCGGCATCTTCGGCGTCGACCCGATCGCCTGGATCGGCGACCCGGCGTGGGCGCTGCTCGCGATCGCGATCCCCGCGATCTGGCTGGGCATGGGACTCACGTCGCTCATCATGGTCGCCGCGATGGTCGACATCCCCACCGAGTTCTACGAGGCGGCGGCGATGGAGGGCGCCAACTGGTGGCAGAAGACCGCCTTCATCACGCTGCCGCAGATGAAGAACATCATCCTGTACCTGCTGATCACCGGATTCGTCGCGGCCATCCAGCAGTTCGAGCTGCCGCTCGTGATGACAGGCGGCGGGCCGCTGGACTCGACGACCCTGCCGAACCTGTTCATCTTCAACCACTTCCGCAACGACATCAACGTCGGGTACTCGATCGCCGCCGCGCTCGTCATGTTCGTCGTGCTCGGCACGGTCTCGGCGATCGTCTTCAAGTTCGTCAACTCCGAGAGGCTGGTGGACTGA